CTGCGGTGACGGAGGAGGCGTCGCTGCTCGATGCGGTGACGGTGCTTTCGCCGCGGGTGGCGAATCAGGAGCCGGTGGCCACGGTGGCGATGCCGGTCTCCACGCTCCGCTATGAGCCGGGGGTGGACCTGCAGGCGCGCAATTTTGCCGAAGGGCAGGCCGACATTGCGATTCGCGGCGGCACCTTTGCCAACAGCGGTTGGGTGTTGGCGGGCGTGCCGCTCTACGATCCGCAGACGGGTCACTACTACGCCGAGATTCCGTTGGCCCCGGCGATGTTGGGCGCGCAGCAACTCGCGACCGGTCCGGACCTCGCGGCCGGGGGCGCTTGGAACGCCACGGCGGGTGGCGTGGTGCAGGGCTGGCGTCCAGTGAGGGTGGGGGGAGAGCTGGCGGTCAGCGCGGGTGATTGGTCGAGCTACCGGGCCGACTTCATCACGGGCGTCGATCTGGGCGGCGGCTGGGCGGCGGATGTCGCGGCGGCTTACTCGGAGTCGGATGGTCCCTTTGCCAATGCCGACCATCAGCTCGCGCGTTACAGCGGACGGCTTCAGCACCGGGGTGAGCGTTCCGCGAGCGATCTGGCCGTGGGGTATCAGGACAAGTTCTTCGGCTGGCCGAACCTTTACACCCCCTTCAATTCGCCGGAGACGGAGGACATCCAGACCTTGCTGGTGATTGGCACGCATCAGCAGCAGATCGGCGAGCTCGGCAGCTTCGTCGAAGTGGGCGGGGCATATCGCCGCAACGACGACAACTACGCCTACAATCGCTACGCGCCCGTCGGGCCGGTGCCGCCCTACAAGCACACCACGCGGGTCACCACCGCGGGTGGACGGGCGCACCTCGTTTTGAGCGATCGCAGCGCGATCGACGCGCGCTTGTGGGTGCTGGCGGATGAACTAGAGTCGACCTCGTTACTTTACGGTCGGTTCTATAGCCGCACGCATTTTACGACGGGCGCGACTTACAGTCACACGGCGCCGTTGGCCGATGGGCGCGAGTTGGAACTGCGCGCCGGGCTCGGTTACGACACGAGCAACCGCGGCGCCGATGCGGTCACGCCCGTGCTCGAAGTGGCCCTCGCCCAACCCGACGCAGTGTGGCAGCGCTGGGTGCTCGGCTATAGCACCGCCTCGCAGGCCCCGAGTTACACCGCGGTCGCCGGCAACCCGAACGGCGGTCTGTTCCGCGGCAACCGCAGTCTCGACCGGGCCGAAAGCCGCACCCTCGAAGCGCGCGGTGAGTTTGCGGTGGGGGAGTGGACGGGGTCCGTCGGCGCGTTCTATCGCTGGGATGAAGACCTGATCGACTGGACCTTCCGCAACGGCGTCTTCGGGCGCAACGCGGCCGCCGTCGATCTGGAGGTGGCCGGCGTCGAAGCCTACGCCATGCGCAGCGGCGAGCGGCTCGACCTGGTGCTCGGTTACGCCTGGCTACACAAGGACGCCGACTACGGCAGCGCGACGATCGACGGGAGTTTTTATGCACTCAATTTTCCCAACCATCGGGTGACGGCCGCGCTGATCTGGCGGGCGACCGACG
This portion of the Actomonas aquatica genome encodes:
- a CDS encoding TonB-dependent receptor; the encoded protein is MTGLSAPLSLVAQSAVTEEASLLDAVTVLSPRVANQEPVATVAMPVSTLRYEPGVDLQARNFAEGQADIAIRGGTFANSGWVLAGVPLYDPQTGHYYAEIPLAPAMLGAQQLATGPDLAAGGAWNATAGGVVQGWRPVRVGGELAVSAGDWSSYRADFITGVDLGGGWAADVAAAYSESDGPFANADHQLARYSGRLQHRGERSASDLAVGYQDKFFGWPNLYTPFNSPETEDIQTLLVIGTHQQQIGELGSFVEVGGAYRRNDDNYAYNRYAPVGPVPPYKHTTRVTTAGGRAHLVLSDRSAIDARLWVLADELESTSLLYGRFYSRTHFTTGATYSHTAPLADGRELELRAGLGYDTSNRGADAVTPVLEVALAQPDAVWQRWVLGYSTASQAPSYTAVAGNPNGGLFRGNRSLDRAESRTLEARGEFAVGEWTGSVGAFYRWDEDLIDWTFRNGVFGRNAAAVDLEVAGVEAYAMRSGERLDLVLGYAWLHKDADYGSATIDGSFYALNFPNHRVTAALIWRATDDLTLRLDNELRWQEPNPLRLNGKDEALLSSVGLYWRTPWDRRLQLSVQVDNLWDSTFEEIPAVPAAPRLWAVGARWRW